Below is a window of Synechococcales cyanobacterium T60_A2020_003 DNA.
CGTCGTCATCGGATGGGATACATCAAGCTTGCGGCTCCGGTTGCACACGTTTGGTATCTCAAGGGCATTCCTAGCTATATGTCTATTCTGCTCGATATGCCCCTGCGGGATGTTGAGCAAATTGTGTACTTTAACGCCTATGTGGTTCTCGATCCGGGCAATGCGGACAACCTTCAGTACAAACAGCTTCTAACGGAAGATCAGTGGATTGAAATTGAGGACCAGCTTTATAGTGACGATTCCCAACTCACTGGTATTGAAGTTGGCATTGGGGCTGAGGCACTGCAGCGACTTTTGGAAGATTTGAACCTTGAGACAGAGGCGGAGCAGTTGCGCGAAGAGATTGCATCTGCGAAGGGACAAAAGCGCGCCAAGTTAATTAAGCGGTTGCGAGTCATTGACAACTTCATTGCAACGGGGTCTCGCCCAGAGTATATGGTACTGTCAGTGATTCCGGTAATTCCGCCGGACTTGCGCCCAATGGTGCAATTGGATGGTGGACGGTTTGCAACGTCTGACTTGAATGACTTGTACCGCCGCGTTATTAACCGCAACAACCGTCTCGCCCGACTACAGGAAATCCTGGCTCCAGAGATTATTGTTCGTAACGAGAAGCGGATGCTGCAAGAAGCGGTAGATGCTCTCATTGACAATGGTCGTCGCGGTCGCACGGTCGTGGGTGCAAATAACCGTCCTCTGAAGTCGCTGTCGGACATTATTGAAGGAAAACAAGGACGATTCCGCCAAAACCTCCTTGGAAAGCGGGTTGACTACTCTGGTCGTTCTGTAATCGTAGTTGGGCCAAAGCTCAAAATTCACCAGTGCGGACTGCCCAAGGAAATGGCGATCGAGCTGTTCCAGCCCTTCGTGATCCATCGGTTGATTCGCCAAGGGCTAGTGAACAATATCAAAGCTGCGAAAAAACTGATCCAGCGTAATGATCCCAGCATTTGGAATGTTCTAGAAGAGGTTATTGATGGACACCCGGTGATGTTGAATCGTGCGCCGACCTTGCACCGTCTTGGTATTCAGGCGTTTGAACCCATTTTGGTGGAAGGACGGGCAATTCAGATTCATCCCCTAGTGTGTCCTGCCTTCAACGCAGACTTTGACGGTGACCAGATGGCGGTTCACGTCCCGCTGTCGTTGGAATCCCAAGCAGAAGCACGCCTTCTCATGCTGGCATCCAATAATATTCTGTCCCCTGCAACTGGGCGTCCGATTGTGACACCTAGCCAGGACATGGTCTTA
It encodes the following:
- a CDS encoding DNA-directed RNA polymerase subunit gamma; its protein translation is MPKLEQRFDYVKIGLASPERIRQWGERTLPNGMVVGEVTKPETINYRTLKPEMDGLFCERIFGPARDWECHCGKYKRVRHRGIVCERCGVEVTESRVRRHRMGYIKLAAPVAHVWYLKGIPSYMSILLDMPLRDVEQIVYFNAYVVLDPGNADNLQYKQLLTEDQWIEIEDQLYSDDSQLTGIEVGIGAEALQRLLEDLNLETEAEQLREEIASAKGQKRAKLIKRLRVIDNFIATGSRPEYMVLSVIPVIPPDLRPMVQLDGGRFATSDLNDLYRRVINRNNRLARLQEILAPEIIVRNEKRMLQEAVDALIDNGRRGRTVVGANNRPLKSLSDIIEGKQGRFRQNLLGKRVDYSGRSVIVVGPKLKIHQCGLPKEMAIELFQPFVIHRLIRQGLVNNIKAAKKLIQRNDPSIWNVLEEVIDGHPVMLNRAPTLHRLGIQAFEPILVEGRAIQIHPLVCPAFNADFDGDQMAVHVPLSLESQAEARLLMLASNNILSPATGRPIVTPSQDMVLGCYYLTVENPNAQLDRELFFSGMEDVIIAYEQKQISLHAYVWVRYDGVVEDDEGDAEPLEEIRADDGTVTQKYRFRRVRKDADGNILSQYIRTTAGRVIYNKTIQDALVS